In Chitinophaga sp. HK235, a single window of DNA contains:
- a CDS encoding aminopeptidase P family protein — translation MFSAHRQKLSRQLPAGAAALLTANDILPTNADGVMPYFPNVNLYYLTGIAEEDAMLVLCPSHPDPTLREVLFIKRVDQLFIKWVGRRVDKSTASEISGISTVFYTDEFWVIMKKILPLCSSIYLHTNEHARSENETQTREDRLLLTCKQLYPLHHYERLYPILARQRNAKTPEEIALLRKACDISEKGFRRVLQTIKAGQTGLQVAAEMIHEYMQHNTTWAYEPIVAFGDDTCILHYRANKSSGKNGDLVLIDAAAHYEYYNADLTRTIPVNGRYTARQKEYYNAVLRVHKQLRQHVRAGILIKDLWKASNSLLLGELVGLGLCTTADIKANGEAYYLGKYCYHNVSHFLGLDIHDTGYYDEPMPAGAVITNEPGIYNEAEGIGVRIENNLLVTENGYEDLMENIPREAEEIEELMNR, via the coding sequence ATGTTTTCCGCGCACCGTCAAAAGCTTTCCCGGCAACTGCCTGCCGGCGCTGCCGCTCTCCTTACCGCCAACGATATTCTACCCACTAATGCAGATGGCGTTATGCCCTACTTCCCGAATGTGAACCTGTACTATCTTACAGGCATCGCAGAAGAAGATGCCATGCTGGTGCTCTGTCCCTCCCACCCCGACCCTACCCTGCGGGAAGTACTGTTCATCAAAAGAGTAGACCAGCTCTTTATAAAATGGGTGGGCAGAAGAGTCGATAAATCCACGGCCTCTGAGATATCCGGGATCAGTACTGTTTTTTATACCGATGAGTTCTGGGTCATCATGAAAAAAATACTGCCGCTGTGCAGCAGTATCTATCTGCATACCAACGAACATGCCCGCTCGGAAAATGAAACCCAGACCCGGGAAGACCGCCTGCTGCTGACCTGCAAACAACTTTATCCGCTTCATCATTATGAAAGGCTTTACCCTATCCTGGCCCGTCAGCGCAATGCCAAAACACCCGAAGAAATTGCACTGCTCAGAAAAGCCTGCGATATCTCCGAAAAGGGTTTTCGTCGTGTATTACAGACAATCAAAGCCGGCCAGACAGGTCTGCAGGTAGCTGCTGAAATGATTCATGAATACATGCAACATAATACTACCTGGGCTTATGAACCCATCGTGGCTTTCGGGGATGATACCTGCATCCTGCACTACCGCGCCAATAAATCCAGCGGCAAAAACGGAGATCTCGTACTCATCGATGCTGCTGCCCACTATGAGTACTACAATGCTGACCTTACCAGGACCATCCCTGTCAATGGTCGTTATACCGCGCGCCAAAAAGAATATTACAATGCTGTATTACGCGTCCACAAACAATTGCGGCAACACGTACGCGCCGGCATCCTCATAAAAGATCTGTGGAAAGCCTCCAACAGCCTGCTCCTCGGAGAACTTGTCGGGCTCGGCCTCTGCACCACTGCAGACATTAAGGCCAACGGAGAAGCCTATTACCTGGGCAAATACTGCTATCACAATGTATCTCACTTCCTGGGACTGGACATACACGACACCGGCTATTATGATGAGCCCATGCCGGCAGGTGCCGTTATCACCAACGAACCTGGGATATACAACGAAGCAGAAGGTATAGGTGTGAGAATTGAAAACAATCTGCTGGTAACCGAAAACGGTTATGAAGATCTGATGGAAAATATTCCCAGGGAAGCAGAAGAGATTGAAGAACTGATGAACCGATAA